One Denticeps clupeoides chromosome 10, fDenClu1.1, whole genome shotgun sequence genomic window carries:
- the tulp1a gene encoding tubby-related protein 1 isoform X1, which produces MLAGAVGKCVSGGRDCHFLPSSAVDARPGRVVLFGAPGFILKKPKKKTTDGDSAKSNGSDAKPKKPKPKKTDEASREEEGTPLKNGKKVKKKKPETEKEESTQDKDTKKKTKNIPRKKKDSGDDDEDDDVDDDAPQKKTKKKNTTENTLSNTKDKKSKAKESKSEPDTKGKSAKSKKPQPGSMFQINGDKPDFFIQKKASKSDSDDSECESKPSKSKKKPNAPSMFHTGGDKEKDKGKDKEKDKKGKKKGLAKADDSEEENTEMTKKKKGKGKKVKKEERPPSPEIEFEDLEEFVLQPAPQGVTIKCKVTRDKRGMDRGFYPTYYLHLDNEKKVFLLAGRKRKKSTTSNYLISIDATDLSRGGENFVGKLRSNLMGTKFTVFDNGLNPDRALRDMSNARQELAAIIYETNVLGFKGPRKMTVIIPGMDEDNERVPIRARNENDGLLMRYQNRQMDNLIELHNKTPVWNDDTASYVLNFSGRVTQASVKNFQIVHSKDNSYIVMQFGRVADDIFTLDYSYPMCAVQAFALALSSFDGKLACE; this is translated from the exons GTTTTATTCTAAAGAAGCCAAAGAAGAAGACAACAGACGGTGACTCGGCAAAGTCCAACGGCTCAGATGCCAAACCAAAGAAGCCTAAACCCAAGAAAACTGACGAGGCATCTCGGGAGGAGGAAGGCACGCCCCTAAAAA ATGGCAAGaaggtaaagaaaaagaaacctgaaacagaaaaagaagaatCAACACAAGACAAGGACAcgaaaaagaaaaccaaaaatattcCCAGGAAGAAAAAGG ATTCAGGCGATGACGACGAAGATGATGATGTCGACGATGATGCCCCTCAGAAAAagaccaaaaagaaaaacacaacagaaaatacCCTGAGTAACACCAAGGATAAGAAGTCAAAGGCGAAAG AAAGCAAAAGTGAACCAGACACCAAAGGAAAATCTGCCAAGTCCAAAAAGCCACAGCCTGGTTCTATGTTCCAGATCAACGGTGATAAACCAGACTTTTTTATTCAAAAGAAAG CTTCCAAGTCTGACAGTGACGACAGTGAATGTGAGAGCAAGccaagcaaaagcaaaaaaaagcccAATGCTCCGTCAATGTTCCATACAGGAGGTGACAAAGAAAAGGATAAAGGCAAAGACAAGGAGAAAGATAAAAAGGGAAAGAAGAAAG GCCTAGCAAAAGCTGATGACAGTGAAGAGGAAAACACAGAGATGACgaaaaagaagaagggaaaagGCAAGAAAGTCAAAAAG GAAGAGCGACCACCATCACCTGAAATAGAGTTTGAGGACTTGGAGGAGTTTGTTCTACAGCCTGCACCACAGGGGGTCACCATCAAATGCAAAGTCACACGGGACAAGAGGGGCATGGACCGAGGCTTCTATCCCACGTACTACCTACATCTGGACAACGAGAAAaag GTCTTTCTACTGGCGGGAAGAAAACGAAAGAAAAGCACCACCTCCAACTACCTGATTTCAATAGACGCCACAGACTTGTCAAGAGGTGGAGAAAACTTTGTTGGGAAGCTGag ATCCAATCTGATGGGCACCAAGTTCACGGTGTTTGATAATGGCCTGAACCCTGACAGAGCGCTGCGAGACATGTCTAACGCACGGCAGGAGCTGGCTGCAATCATCTAC GAGACCAATGTTCTTGGTTTCAAAGGCCCCAGGAAAATGACCGTAATCATCCCGGGAATGGACGAAGATAACGAGAGAGTGCCAATCCGTGCCCGAAAT GAAAACGATGGGCTGTTGATGCGTTATCAGAATCGGCAAATGGATAACCTGATCGAGTTGCACAACAAGACGCCTGTATGGAACGATGACACGGCTTCCTACGTCCTCAATTTCTCTGGTCGCGTCACACAAGCTTCTGTCAAGAACTTCCAGATTGTCCACAGCAAAGACA ACAGCTACATCGTGATGCAGTTTGGAAGAGTGGCAGATGACATATTTACACTGGACTACAGCTACCCCATGTGTGCAGTGCAAGCGTTTGCTCTGGCCTTGTCCAGTTTTGATGGCAAACTTGCTTGTGAATAG
- the tulp1a gene encoding tubby-related protein 1 isoform X4, which translates to MSAEKKPKKKTTDGDSAKSNGSDAKPKKPKPKKTDEASREEEGTPLKNGKKVKKKKPETEKEESTQDKDTKKKTKNIPRKKKDSGDDDEDDDVDDDAPQKKTKKKNTTENTLSNTKDKKSKAKESKSEPDTKGKSAKSKKPQPGSMFQINGDKPDFFIQKKASKSDSDDSECESKPSKSKKKPNAPSMFHTGGDKEKDKGKDKEKDKKGKKKGLAKADDSEEENTEMTKKKKGKGKKVKKEERPPSPEIEFEDLEEFVLQPAPQGVTIKCKVTRDKRGMDRGFYPTYYLHLDNEKKVFLLAGRKRKKSTTSNYLISIDATDLSRGGENFVGKLRSNLMGTKFTVFDNGLNPDRALRDMSNARQELAAIIYETNVLGFKGPRKMTVIIPGMDEDNERVPIRARNENDGLLMRYQNRQMDNLIELHNKTPVWNDDTASYVLNFSGRVTQASVKNFQIVHSKDNSYIVMQFGRVADDIFTLDYSYPMCAVQAFALALSSFDGKLACE; encoded by the exons ATGTCTGCAGAGAAG AAGCCAAAGAAGAAGACAACAGACGGTGACTCGGCAAAGTCCAACGGCTCAGATGCCAAACCAAAGAAGCCTAAACCCAAGAAAACTGACGAGGCATCTCGGGAGGAGGAAGGCACGCCCCTAAAAA ATGGCAAGaaggtaaagaaaaagaaacctgaaacagaaaaagaagaatCAACACAAGACAAGGACAcgaaaaagaaaaccaaaaatattcCCAGGAAGAAAAAGG ATTCAGGCGATGACGACGAAGATGATGATGTCGACGATGATGCCCCTCAGAAAAagaccaaaaagaaaaacacaacagaaaatacCCTGAGTAACACCAAGGATAAGAAGTCAAAGGCGAAAG AAAGCAAAAGTGAACCAGACACCAAAGGAAAATCTGCCAAGTCCAAAAAGCCACAGCCTGGTTCTATGTTCCAGATCAACGGTGATAAACCAGACTTTTTTATTCAAAAGAAAG CTTCCAAGTCTGACAGTGACGACAGTGAATGTGAGAGCAAGccaagcaaaagcaaaaaaaagcccAATGCTCCGTCAATGTTCCATACAGGAGGTGACAAAGAAAAGGATAAAGGCAAAGACAAGGAGAAAGATAAAAAGGGAAAGAAGAAAG GCCTAGCAAAAGCTGATGACAGTGAAGAGGAAAACACAGAGATGACgaaaaagaagaagggaaaagGCAAGAAAGTCAAAAAG GAAGAGCGACCACCATCACCTGAAATAGAGTTTGAGGACTTGGAGGAGTTTGTTCTACAGCCTGCACCACAGGGGGTCACCATCAAATGCAAAGTCACACGGGACAAGAGGGGCATGGACCGAGGCTTCTATCCCACGTACTACCTACATCTGGACAACGAGAAAaag GTCTTTCTACTGGCGGGAAGAAAACGAAAGAAAAGCACCACCTCCAACTACCTGATTTCAATAGACGCCACAGACTTGTCAAGAGGTGGAGAAAACTTTGTTGGGAAGCTGag ATCCAATCTGATGGGCACCAAGTTCACGGTGTTTGATAATGGCCTGAACCCTGACAGAGCGCTGCGAGACATGTCTAACGCACGGCAGGAGCTGGCTGCAATCATCTAC GAGACCAATGTTCTTGGTTTCAAAGGCCCCAGGAAAATGACCGTAATCATCCCGGGAATGGACGAAGATAACGAGAGAGTGCCAATCCGTGCCCGAAAT GAAAACGATGGGCTGTTGATGCGTTATCAGAATCGGCAAATGGATAACCTGATCGAGTTGCACAACAAGACGCCTGTATGGAACGATGACACGGCTTCCTACGTCCTCAATTTCTCTGGTCGCGTCACACAAGCTTCTGTCAAGAACTTCCAGATTGTCCACAGCAAAGACA ACAGCTACATCGTGATGCAGTTTGGAAGAGTGGCAGATGACATATTTACACTGGACTACAGCTACCCCATGTGTGCAGTGCAAGCGTTTGCTCTGGCCTTGTCCAGTTTTGATGGCAAACTTGCTTGTGAATAG
- the tulp1a gene encoding tubby-related protein 1 isoform X3 yields the protein MLAGAVGKCVSGGRDCHFLPSSAVDARPGRVVLFGAPGFILKKPKKKTTDGDSAKSNGSDAKPKKPKPKKTDEASREEEGTPLKNGKKVKKKKPETEKEESTQDKDTKKKTKNIPRKKKDSGDDDEDDDVDDDAPQKKTKKKNTTENTLSNTKDKKSKAKESKSEPDTKGKSAKSKKPQPGSMFQINGDKPDFFIQKKASKSDSDDSECESKPSKSKKKPNAPSMFHTGGDKEKDKGKDKEKDKKGKKKGLAKADDSEEENTEMTKKKKGKGKKVKKEERPPSPEIEFEDLEEFVLQPAPQGVTIKCKVTRDKRGMDRGFYPTYYLHLDNEKKVFLLAGRKRKKSTTSNYLISIDATDLSRGGENFVGKLRSNLMGTKFTVFDNGLNPDRALRDMSNARQELAAIIYETNVLGFKGPRKMTVIIPGMDEDNERVPIRARNNRQMDNLIELHNKTPVWNDDTASYVLNFSGRVTQASVKNFQIVHSKDNSYIVMQFGRVADDIFTLDYSYPMCAVQAFALALSSFDGKLACE from the exons GTTTTATTCTAAAGAAGCCAAAGAAGAAGACAACAGACGGTGACTCGGCAAAGTCCAACGGCTCAGATGCCAAACCAAAGAAGCCTAAACCCAAGAAAACTGACGAGGCATCTCGGGAGGAGGAAGGCACGCCCCTAAAAA ATGGCAAGaaggtaaagaaaaagaaacctgaaacagaaaaagaagaatCAACACAAGACAAGGACAcgaaaaagaaaaccaaaaatattcCCAGGAAGAAAAAGG ATTCAGGCGATGACGACGAAGATGATGATGTCGACGATGATGCCCCTCAGAAAAagaccaaaaagaaaaacacaacagaaaatacCCTGAGTAACACCAAGGATAAGAAGTCAAAGGCGAAAG AAAGCAAAAGTGAACCAGACACCAAAGGAAAATCTGCCAAGTCCAAAAAGCCACAGCCTGGTTCTATGTTCCAGATCAACGGTGATAAACCAGACTTTTTTATTCAAAAGAAAG CTTCCAAGTCTGACAGTGACGACAGTGAATGTGAGAGCAAGccaagcaaaagcaaaaaaaagcccAATGCTCCGTCAATGTTCCATACAGGAGGTGACAAAGAAAAGGATAAAGGCAAAGACAAGGAGAAAGATAAAAAGGGAAAGAAGAAAG GCCTAGCAAAAGCTGATGACAGTGAAGAGGAAAACACAGAGATGACgaaaaagaagaagggaaaagGCAAGAAAGTCAAAAAG GAAGAGCGACCACCATCACCTGAAATAGAGTTTGAGGACTTGGAGGAGTTTGTTCTACAGCCTGCACCACAGGGGGTCACCATCAAATGCAAAGTCACACGGGACAAGAGGGGCATGGACCGAGGCTTCTATCCCACGTACTACCTACATCTGGACAACGAGAAAaag GTCTTTCTACTGGCGGGAAGAAAACGAAAGAAAAGCACCACCTCCAACTACCTGATTTCAATAGACGCCACAGACTTGTCAAGAGGTGGAGAAAACTTTGTTGGGAAGCTGag ATCCAATCTGATGGGCACCAAGTTCACGGTGTTTGATAATGGCCTGAACCCTGACAGAGCGCTGCGAGACATGTCTAACGCACGGCAGGAGCTGGCTGCAATCATCTAC GAGACCAATGTTCTTGGTTTCAAAGGCCCCAGGAAAATGACCGTAATCATCCCGGGAATGGACGAAGATAACGAGAGAGTGCCAATCCGTGCCCGAAAT AATCGGCAAATGGATAACCTGATCGAGTTGCACAACAAGACGCCTGTATGGAACGATGACACGGCTTCCTACGTCCTCAATTTCTCTGGTCGCGTCACACAAGCTTCTGTCAAGAACTTCCAGATTGTCCACAGCAAAGACA ACAGCTACATCGTGATGCAGTTTGGAAGAGTGGCAGATGACATATTTACACTGGACTACAGCTACCCCATGTGTGCAGTGCAAGCGTTTGCTCTGGCCTTGTCCAGTTTTGATGGCAAACTTGCTTGTGAATAG
- the tulp1a gene encoding tubby-related protein 3 isoform X2, with the protein MLAGAVGKCVSGGRDCHFLPSSAVDARPGRVVLFGAPGFILKKPKKKTTDGDSAKSNGSDAKPKKPKPKKTDEASREEEGTPLKNGKKVKKKKPETEKEESTQDKDTKKKTKNIPRKKKDSGDDDEDDDVDDDAPQKKTKKKNTTENTLSNTKDKKSKAKESKSEPDTKGKSAKSKKPQPGSMFQINGDKPDFFIQKKASKSDSDDSECESKPSKSKKKPNAPSMFHTGGDKEKDKGKDKEKDKKGKKKAKADDSEEENTEMTKKKKGKGKKVKKEERPPSPEIEFEDLEEFVLQPAPQGVTIKCKVTRDKRGMDRGFYPTYYLHLDNEKKVFLLAGRKRKKSTTSNYLISIDATDLSRGGENFVGKLRSNLMGTKFTVFDNGLNPDRALRDMSNARQELAAIIYETNVLGFKGPRKMTVIIPGMDEDNERVPIRARNENDGLLMRYQNRQMDNLIELHNKTPVWNDDTASYVLNFSGRVTQASVKNFQIVHSKDNSYIVMQFGRVADDIFTLDYSYPMCAVQAFALALSSFDGKLACE; encoded by the exons GTTTTATTCTAAAGAAGCCAAAGAAGAAGACAACAGACGGTGACTCGGCAAAGTCCAACGGCTCAGATGCCAAACCAAAGAAGCCTAAACCCAAGAAAACTGACGAGGCATCTCGGGAGGAGGAAGGCACGCCCCTAAAAA ATGGCAAGaaggtaaagaaaaagaaacctgaaacagaaaaagaagaatCAACACAAGACAAGGACAcgaaaaagaaaaccaaaaatattcCCAGGAAGAAAAAGG ATTCAGGCGATGACGACGAAGATGATGATGTCGACGATGATGCCCCTCAGAAAAagaccaaaaagaaaaacacaacagaaaatacCCTGAGTAACACCAAGGATAAGAAGTCAAAGGCGAAAG AAAGCAAAAGTGAACCAGACACCAAAGGAAAATCTGCCAAGTCCAAAAAGCCACAGCCTGGTTCTATGTTCCAGATCAACGGTGATAAACCAGACTTTTTTATTCAAAAGAAAG CTTCCAAGTCTGACAGTGACGACAGTGAATGTGAGAGCAAGccaagcaaaagcaaaaaaaagcccAATGCTCCGTCAATGTTCCATACAGGAGGTGACAAAGAAAAGGATAAAGGCAAAGACAAGGAGAAAGATAAAAAGGGAAAGAAGAAAG CAAAAGCTGATGACAGTGAAGAGGAAAACACAGAGATGACgaaaaagaagaagggaaaagGCAAGAAAGTCAAAAAG GAAGAGCGACCACCATCACCTGAAATAGAGTTTGAGGACTTGGAGGAGTTTGTTCTACAGCCTGCACCACAGGGGGTCACCATCAAATGCAAAGTCACACGGGACAAGAGGGGCATGGACCGAGGCTTCTATCCCACGTACTACCTACATCTGGACAACGAGAAAaag GTCTTTCTACTGGCGGGAAGAAAACGAAAGAAAAGCACCACCTCCAACTACCTGATTTCAATAGACGCCACAGACTTGTCAAGAGGTGGAGAAAACTTTGTTGGGAAGCTGag ATCCAATCTGATGGGCACCAAGTTCACGGTGTTTGATAATGGCCTGAACCCTGACAGAGCGCTGCGAGACATGTCTAACGCACGGCAGGAGCTGGCTGCAATCATCTAC GAGACCAATGTTCTTGGTTTCAAAGGCCCCAGGAAAATGACCGTAATCATCCCGGGAATGGACGAAGATAACGAGAGAGTGCCAATCCGTGCCCGAAAT GAAAACGATGGGCTGTTGATGCGTTATCAGAATCGGCAAATGGATAACCTGATCGAGTTGCACAACAAGACGCCTGTATGGAACGATGACACGGCTTCCTACGTCCTCAATTTCTCTGGTCGCGTCACACAAGCTTCTGTCAAGAACTTCCAGATTGTCCACAGCAAAGACA ACAGCTACATCGTGATGCAGTTTGGAAGAGTGGCAGATGACATATTTACACTGGACTACAGCTACCCCATGTGTGCAGTGCAAGCGTTTGCTCTGGCCTTGTCCAGTTTTGATGGCAAACTTGCTTGTGAATAG
- the tulp1a gene encoding tubby-related protein 1 isoform X5 has translation MSAEKKPKKKTTDGDSAKSNGSDAKPKKPKPKKTDEASREEEGTPLKNGKKVKKKKPETEKEESTQDKDTKKKTKNIPRKKKDSGDDDEDDDVDDDAPQKKTKKKNTTENTLSNTKDKKSKAKESKSEPDTKGKSAKSKKPQPGSMFQINGDKPDFFIQKKASKSDSDDSECESKPSKSKKKPNAPSMFHTGGDKEKDKGKDKEKDKKGKKKAKADDSEEENTEMTKKKKGKGKKVKKEERPPSPEIEFEDLEEFVLQPAPQGVTIKCKVTRDKRGMDRGFYPTYYLHLDNEKKVFLLAGRKRKKSTTSNYLISIDATDLSRGGENFVGKLRSNLMGTKFTVFDNGLNPDRALRDMSNARQELAAIIYETNVLGFKGPRKMTVIIPGMDEDNERVPIRARNENDGLLMRYQNRQMDNLIELHNKTPVWNDDTASYVLNFSGRVTQASVKNFQIVHSKDNSYIVMQFGRVADDIFTLDYSYPMCAVQAFALALSSFDGKLACE, from the exons ATGTCTGCAGAGAAG AAGCCAAAGAAGAAGACAACAGACGGTGACTCGGCAAAGTCCAACGGCTCAGATGCCAAACCAAAGAAGCCTAAACCCAAGAAAACTGACGAGGCATCTCGGGAGGAGGAAGGCACGCCCCTAAAAA ATGGCAAGaaggtaaagaaaaagaaacctgaaacagaaaaagaagaatCAACACAAGACAAGGACAcgaaaaagaaaaccaaaaatattcCCAGGAAGAAAAAGG ATTCAGGCGATGACGACGAAGATGATGATGTCGACGATGATGCCCCTCAGAAAAagaccaaaaagaaaaacacaacagaaaatacCCTGAGTAACACCAAGGATAAGAAGTCAAAGGCGAAAG AAAGCAAAAGTGAACCAGACACCAAAGGAAAATCTGCCAAGTCCAAAAAGCCACAGCCTGGTTCTATGTTCCAGATCAACGGTGATAAACCAGACTTTTTTATTCAAAAGAAAG CTTCCAAGTCTGACAGTGACGACAGTGAATGTGAGAGCAAGccaagcaaaagcaaaaaaaagcccAATGCTCCGTCAATGTTCCATACAGGAGGTGACAAAGAAAAGGATAAAGGCAAAGACAAGGAGAAAGATAAAAAGGGAAAGAAGAAAG CAAAAGCTGATGACAGTGAAGAGGAAAACACAGAGATGACgaaaaagaagaagggaaaagGCAAGAAAGTCAAAAAG GAAGAGCGACCACCATCACCTGAAATAGAGTTTGAGGACTTGGAGGAGTTTGTTCTACAGCCTGCACCACAGGGGGTCACCATCAAATGCAAAGTCACACGGGACAAGAGGGGCATGGACCGAGGCTTCTATCCCACGTACTACCTACATCTGGACAACGAGAAAaag GTCTTTCTACTGGCGGGAAGAAAACGAAAGAAAAGCACCACCTCCAACTACCTGATTTCAATAGACGCCACAGACTTGTCAAGAGGTGGAGAAAACTTTGTTGGGAAGCTGag ATCCAATCTGATGGGCACCAAGTTCACGGTGTTTGATAATGGCCTGAACCCTGACAGAGCGCTGCGAGACATGTCTAACGCACGGCAGGAGCTGGCTGCAATCATCTAC GAGACCAATGTTCTTGGTTTCAAAGGCCCCAGGAAAATGACCGTAATCATCCCGGGAATGGACGAAGATAACGAGAGAGTGCCAATCCGTGCCCGAAAT GAAAACGATGGGCTGTTGATGCGTTATCAGAATCGGCAAATGGATAACCTGATCGAGTTGCACAACAAGACGCCTGTATGGAACGATGACACGGCTTCCTACGTCCTCAATTTCTCTGGTCGCGTCACACAAGCTTCTGTCAAGAACTTCCAGATTGTCCACAGCAAAGACA ACAGCTACATCGTGATGCAGTTTGGAAGAGTGGCAGATGACATATTTACACTGGACTACAGCTACCCCATGTGTGCAGTGCAAGCGTTTGCTCTGGCCTTGTCCAGTTTTGATGGCAAACTTGCTTGTGAATAG